In Paraburkholderia caribensis, a single window of DNA contains:
- the ppx gene encoding exopolyphosphatase translates to MGAFPSRTRSSHPMVNTPPLLAAVDLGSNSFRLIVGRVEETEAGSQIYQVDALREPVRLGAGLSREKMLDRASQERGWDALKRFGERLRDFHPDHVRAVATNTLRVAKNAQEFLGEAEAALGFPIEVIAGREEARLIYAGAAHSVPASAGKRLVVDIGGGSTEFIIGSHYTPIRMESLYIGCVSHSRQFFPAGNVDEYTMRQAELAASREIQIISADYRAEGWDQGIGSSGTARALAELVEANGFNDQGITHGISRGGLERLKRALIKAENVNRLKLVALKPDRVPVLAGGLSIMIAVFDELGVEYVDTTDGALRLGVLYDLLGRSQHQDMRTVTVEGFMRRYGVDREQAARIGELAVRFYDQLEEPDAEVREENRMFLGWAAALHEIGLSISHSAYHKHSAYITSNADMPGFSRTDQARLAALVVGHAGKLGKLAQTRDVEWDLLFCLRLAALFCRRRADAGLPGITVAEANGGYEVRLPQSWVANNPLTDYSLIQEAAEWEKIRMPYRVVYTED, encoded by the coding sequence ATGGGTGCTTTCCCCTCGCGCACGAGGTCCTCACACCCGATGGTCAATACTCCGCCACTCCTTGCCGCCGTCGATCTCGGCTCGAACAGCTTCCGCCTGATCGTGGGCCGTGTCGAGGAAACCGAAGCGGGCAGCCAGATCTATCAGGTCGACGCGCTGCGCGAACCCGTGCGGCTCGGCGCGGGCCTGTCGCGCGAAAAAATGCTCGACCGTGCTTCGCAGGAGCGCGGCTGGGACGCGCTGAAACGCTTCGGCGAACGTCTGCGCGATTTCCATCCCGATCATGTGCGCGCGGTCGCCACCAACACGCTGCGCGTCGCGAAGAATGCGCAGGAATTTCTCGGCGAAGCGGAAGCGGCGCTCGGCTTCCCGATCGAAGTGATCGCGGGCCGCGAAGAAGCGCGACTGATCTATGCGGGCGCTGCGCATTCGGTTCCGGCGAGCGCGGGCAAGCGGCTAGTCGTCGATATCGGCGGGGGGTCGACGGAATTCATCATCGGCTCGCACTACACGCCGATTCGAATGGAAAGCCTGTACATCGGCTGCGTGAGTCACAGCCGGCAGTTCTTCCCGGCGGGCAATGTCGACGAGTACACGATGCGCCAGGCCGAGCTCGCGGCGTCGCGCGAGATCCAGATCATTTCGGCCGACTACCGGGCCGAGGGCTGGGACCAGGGGATCGGTTCGTCGGGCACGGCGCGCGCGCTTGCCGAACTGGTGGAGGCTAACGGTTTCAATGATCAGGGCATCACGCACGGTATTTCGCGCGGCGGCCTCGAGCGTTTGAAGCGTGCGCTGATCAAGGCGGAGAACGTCAACCGGCTCAAGCTGGTGGCGCTGAAGCCGGACCGTGTGCCCGTGCTGGCGGGCGGCCTGTCGATCATGATTGCGGTGTTCGACGAGCTTGGCGTCGAATACGTCGATACGACGGACGGCGCGTTGCGGCTTGGCGTGTTGTACGACCTGCTGGGGCGTTCGCAGCATCAGGACATGCGTACGGTTACGGTCGAAGGCTTTATGCGGCGCTATGGCGTGGATCGCGAGCAGGCGGCGCGTATCGGCGAACTCGCGGTGCGCTTCTATGATCAGCTCGAAGAGCCGGATGCCGAGGTGCGTGAAGAGAACCGCATGTTCCTTGGGTGGGCGGCTGCGCTGCATGAGATCGGGCTGTCGATTTCGCACAGTGCGTATCACAAGCATTCGGCTTATATCACGAGCAATGCGGACATGCCGGGGTTTTCGCGCACTGATCAGGCGCGGCTTGCGGCGCTCGTCGTGGGTCATGCCGGTAAGCTCGGCAAGCTTGCGCAGACGCGGGATGTCGAGTGGGATTTGTTGTTCTGTCTGCGGCTCGCGGCGCTGTTTTGCCGGCGTCGGGCGGATGCCGGGCTGCCCGGGATTACTGTCGCTGAGGCGAATGGCGGGTATGAGGTGCGGTTGCCGCAGTCGTGGGTTGCGAATAATCCGCTGACGGACTATAGCCTCATTCAGGAGGCGGCTGAGTGGGAGAAGATTCGGATGCCGTATCGTGTGGTGTACACGGAGGATTGA
- a CDS encoding GNAT family N-acetyltransferase encodes MRELPTPTLPFASILEPRRRLPRAEETVTAQHRLQVSWARTDEELREAQRLRYRVFAEEMGARLSGPAGLDVDAFDAYCDHLIVRDLDTLKVVGTYRVLPPHQAARIGRLYAESEFDVSRLTHLRSKMVEVGRSCVHADYRSGSVIMSLWAGLGSYMQQNGYETMLGCASVAMADGGHYAANLYASLQDDALTTPEYRAFPHTPLPVDELKTGAKVAPPPLIKGYLRLGAKICGAPAWDPDFNTADYLTLFRLSEINARYARHFLGDAVGR; translated from the coding sequence ATGCGAGAACTGCCGACGCCCACCCTGCCCTTCGCATCGATCCTCGAGCCGCGTCGTCGCCTGCCGCGCGCGGAAGAAACGGTAACCGCCCAGCATCGTCTGCAAGTGTCGTGGGCGCGCACCGACGAGGAGCTTCGTGAAGCACAGCGTCTGCGTTACCGCGTCTTCGCCGAGGAAATGGGCGCGCGCCTGTCCGGCCCGGCCGGCCTCGACGTGGATGCATTCGATGCTTATTGCGATCACCTGATTGTTCGCGATCTCGACACGCTCAAGGTGGTCGGCACGTATCGCGTGCTGCCGCCGCATCAGGCGGCGCGCATTGGCCGGCTGTATGCCGAGAGTGAGTTCGACGTGTCGCGGCTCACGCACCTGCGCTCCAAGATGGTCGAGGTGGGCCGCTCGTGTGTGCATGCTGACTATCGCAGCGGGTCGGTGATCATGTCGTTGTGGGCCGGGCTTGGGTCTTACATGCAGCAAAATGGGTACGAGACGATGCTCGGGTGTGCGAGCGTCGCGATGGCCGATGGTGGCCACTACGCGGCCAACCTGTATGCGTCGCTGCAGGACGATGCGCTGACCACGCCGGAGTATCGCGCGTTTCCGCATACGCCCCTGCCCGTCGATGAGCTGAAGACTGGCGCGAAGGTCGCGCCGCCGCCGCTTATTAAGGGTTATCTGCGCCTCGGCGCGAAGATTTGTGGTGCGCCGGCGTGGGATCCGGATTTCAATACCGCTGACTATTTGACGTTGTTCCGGCTCTCGGAAATTAATGCGCGGTATGCGCGGCATTTTCTTGGGGATGCGGTGGGGAGGTAG
- a CDS encoding SixA phosphatase family protein → MNLILWRHAEAEDTASTDLARQLTSRGRKQAQASAKWLRARLPDDAVILASPAARTVQTAESLTDQYRVVRELAPDASVEAVLTAAGWPDGIAPTVVIVGHQPTLGHVVARLLADSGASWSIKKSAIWWIESRSRGNGDQAMLRAAISPDLI, encoded by the coding sequence ATGAACCTGATCCTCTGGCGTCACGCCGAGGCCGAAGACACCGCTTCGACCGATCTTGCCCGTCAGTTGACGTCGCGCGGCCGCAAGCAGGCGCAGGCGTCCGCCAAATGGCTGCGCGCGCGTCTTCCCGACGACGCCGTGATCCTCGCCAGCCCCGCCGCGCGCACCGTGCAGACGGCCGAATCGCTGACGGATCAATACCGCGTCGTACGCGAGCTTGCGCCGGACGCGAGCGTCGAGGCCGTTCTGACGGCCGCTGGCTGGCCCGACGGCATTGCGCCGACGGTCGTGATCGTCGGGCACCAGCCGACCCTCGGCCATGTCGTCGCGCGTCTGCTCGCCGATAGCGGCGCGAGCTGGTCGATCAAGAAATCGGCGATATGGTGGATCGAGAGCCGCTCGCGCGGCAACGGCGATCAGGCCATGTTGCGCGCAGCGATCAGCCCGGATCTCATCTGA
- a CDS encoding DUF3309 family protein, with the protein MTLGTILLIVLILLLIGALPSWPYSREWGYRPTGLVGIVLVVVIVLLLMGQI; encoded by the coding sequence ATGACCCTCGGAACCATTCTGCTGATCGTGCTGATCCTGCTTTTGATCGGCGCGCTTCCAAGCTGGCCGTACAGCCGCGAATGGGGCTATCGCCCGACCGGGCTGGTCGGCATTGTGCTGGTCGTGGTGATCGTGTTGCTGCTGATGGGCCAGATATAA
- a CDS encoding YajG family lipoprotein has translation MKRFLLAASLFSLFALSACADDQTVHHHTPPKDPADYHGVPTDDRPPSMIDAPVAPK, from the coding sequence ATGAAGCGCTTCCTGCTGGCTGCATCGCTATTTTCGCTGTTCGCCCTGTCGGCGTGTGCCGACGATCAGACCGTTCACCATCACACGCCGCCGAAAGACCCGGCGGACTACCACGGCGTGCCAACCGACGACCGTCCGCCTTCGATGATCGACGCGCCCGTCGCGCCGAAATAA
- a CDS encoding MATE family efflux transporter encodes MNDCADDSVDQNAASGPPHTHASAVPTRWHRRVLTLAFPIVLANLTQPILGAVDTAVAGHLDSASYLGGVALGGLFFNFVFWGFGFLRMGTTGLVAQSFGANDQAGLRMNIVRALLLAFAIGAVILAMQVPLIDFALRAIGGSEDVQRHARAYCHARIWAAPLALGNYVVLGWLLGTQRVRVALATQVFINTANIVAVLLYVYAFDWGVAGIGAATATADALGFVFGAVLLWQMRPRGLPALERAALLDPVALRRMVTINRDIFVRTMCLLGAFGWFAHLGAKQGDATLAANALLLNFQTFMGYGLDGFAHAAEALVGAAIGARNRDAFRQAVKVTLLWSALGALAFSLVYWAAGAWIIERLTDQTVVRAAAQAFLPWTVLSPVVSVWGFLLDGVFIGATRTRDLMTSMVVSLSVFLAASWALAGTHGNHGLWAALMIFMAARGLTLLRLLPRLARDVGSDLSASRA; translated from the coding sequence TTGAACGACTGCGCCGACGATAGCGTCGACCAAAACGCCGCATCAGGCCCGCCGCACACGCACGCGTCCGCCGTGCCCACGCGCTGGCACCGGCGCGTGCTGACGCTCGCGTTCCCCATCGTCCTCGCCAACCTGACGCAGCCGATACTCGGCGCCGTCGACACAGCTGTCGCGGGGCATCTGGACAGCGCGTCGTATCTCGGCGGTGTGGCGCTCGGCGGTCTGTTCTTCAATTTCGTGTTCTGGGGCTTCGGCTTTCTGCGCATGGGCACGACGGGTCTGGTCGCGCAATCGTTCGGCGCGAACGATCAGGCCGGGCTGCGCATGAACATCGTGCGCGCGCTGTTGCTCGCGTTTGCGATCGGCGCCGTCATCCTGGCGATGCAGGTTCCGCTGATCGACTTTGCGCTGCGCGCGATCGGCGGCAGCGAAGACGTGCAGCGGCACGCGCGCGCCTACTGCCACGCGCGTATCTGGGCCGCCCCGCTCGCGCTCGGCAACTATGTCGTACTGGGCTGGCTGCTCGGTACGCAACGCGTACGCGTCGCGCTTGCCACGCAGGTCTTCATCAACACGGCGAACATCGTCGCCGTGTTGCTGTACGTGTATGCATTCGACTGGGGCGTGGCAGGCATCGGCGCCGCCACGGCGACGGCGGATGCGCTTGGCTTCGTGTTCGGCGCCGTGCTGCTCTGGCAGATGCGTCCACGCGGGCTGCCCGCGCTCGAGCGCGCCGCGCTGCTCGATCCCGTCGCTCTCAGGCGCATGGTGACCATCAATCGCGACATCTTCGTGCGGACCATGTGCCTGTTGGGCGCGTTCGGCTGGTTCGCGCATCTGGGCGCGAAGCAAGGCGACGCGACGCTGGCCGCAAACGCGCTGCTCCTCAACTTCCAGACCTTCATGGGCTATGGGCTCGACGGCTTCGCGCATGCGGCTGAAGCGCTCGTCGGCGCGGCCATCGGCGCGCGTAATCGCGACGCGTTCCGCCAGGCCGTCAAGGTGACGCTGCTGTGGTCGGCGCTGGGCGCGCTGGCGTTCTCGCTCGTCTACTGGGCGGCAGGCGCGTGGATCATCGAGCGGCTCACGGATCAGACGGTGGTGCGGGCAGCGGCGCAAGCCTTCCTGCCGTGGACCGTGCTGTCGCCCGTCGTATCCGTGTGGGGCTTTCTACTCGATGGCGTGTTCATCGGCGCGACGCGCACGCGCGATCTGATGACGTCGATGGTCGTGTCGCTCAGCGTGTTTCTCGCGGCTTCGTGGGCGCTCGCCGGCACGCACGGCAATCACGGCCTGTGGGCGGCGCTGATGATCTTCATGGCCGCGCGCGGCCTCACGCTGCTTCGCCTGTTGCCGCGCCTCGCGCGTGATGTCGGGTCTGATCTGTCGGCGAGCCGAGCGTAA
- a CDS encoding DUF2288 domain-containing protein, whose amino-acid sequence MTSPDTPQSPLYEKLLGETAKINWTELERFFARGMLLRVARDLDLVSVAEAIANDDTTQVTQWLSAGLVERVQAETAADFAARDPELWAVVVSPWVCVQERG is encoded by the coding sequence ATGACTTCCCCCGATACCCCACAAAGCCCGCTCTACGAGAAACTGCTCGGCGAGACCGCGAAGATCAACTGGACGGAGCTCGAACGCTTCTTTGCGCGCGGCATGCTGCTGCGCGTCGCGCGCGATCTCGATCTGGTGAGCGTCGCCGAAGCGATCGCCAACGACGATACGACGCAAGTCACGCAATGGCTGTCGGCGGGACTGGTCGAGCGCGTGCAGGCCGAGACGGCTGCCGACTTCGCCGCGCGCGATCCCGAACTGTGGGCCGTCGTCGTATCCCCGTGGGTCTGCGTGCAGGAGCGCGGTTGA
- a CDS encoding peptidoglycan DD-metalloendopeptidase family protein: MLTTKIRRLVCAAMVAALAACGSAPVGPGYYRVERGDTLYKIARSNRTSVQSLSRWNNLSNPDSLEVGQVLRVAPPPGTATASTGSSRGSASGSASAGGSASASASASAASRSAAADTPATPAPAISLIWPATGNVVRGFDGNNSKGIDIANAAGTPVFAAAGGTVVYASNGLRGYGNLLIIKHNADYLTAYAHNRSLLVKEGETVQQGQKIAEMGDSDNDRVMLHFELRYAGRSIDPARSLPPR; encoded by the coding sequence ATGTTGACAACAAAAATCAGACGGCTTGTCTGCGCGGCCATGGTCGCGGCACTGGCCGCATGCGGCTCGGCACCCGTGGGGCCGGGATACTATCGCGTCGAACGGGGCGACACGCTGTACAAGATCGCGCGCAGCAATCGCACGTCGGTGCAAAGTCTGTCGCGCTGGAACAATCTGTCGAACCCCGATTCGCTCGAGGTCGGTCAGGTGCTGCGCGTCGCGCCGCCGCCCGGCACGGCGACGGCCAGCACGGGTTCGTCGCGCGGAAGCGCGTCGGGCAGCGCTTCGGCGGGCGGATCGGCAAGCGCTTCGGCGAGCGCTTCGGCTGCGTCGCGCAGCGCGGCCGCGGATACGCCTGCAACGCCCGCGCCGGCGATCTCGCTGATCTGGCCCGCGACGGGCAACGTGGTGCGCGGCTTCGACGGCAACAATTCGAAGGGCATCGATATCGCCAACGCTGCGGGCACGCCCGTGTTCGCGGCGGCGGGCGGCACGGTTGTCTATGCGAGCAACGGCCTGCGCGGCTACGGCAATCTGCTGATCATCAAGCACAACGCCGATTACCTGACCGCGTACGCGCACAATCGGTCGCTGCTCGTGAAGGAAGGCGAGACGGTGCAGCAAGGTCAGAAGATCGCCGAGATGGGCGACTCCGACAACGACCGCGTGATGCTGCACTTCGAGTTGCGTTACGCCGGCCGTTCGATCGATCCGGCGCGCTCGCTGCCGCCGCGCTGA
- a CDS encoding aldose epimerase family protein: MPQFQQQDIIEIARDGALLRVAPQAGGRLLSWDIDGQSVIFWPEQADWSQPARVRGGNPLLFPFLGRHFVDGQIGRWKDAQGTVRDLPMHGFARDLPFEATVDEAARSISMTLTDSDATRAGYPFSFRFEAKYTLVDANTLDVDFITTNTGAAGSAPLPYYAGHHFYFTLPHAQRGETVLELPRTVRRHQLPDGAISAGEAGEPDYRLDDPGILDRFHCLDGAPDHLVRMVALGLNRSITIDLQRPNSVPWYAVTTWTEKPESDFFCVEPWLGLPDAIHNGLGLRWLEAGDTETASLRITIGTLP; this comes from the coding sequence ATGCCTCAATTCCAGCAACAGGACATCATCGAGATCGCACGCGACGGCGCCTTGCTGCGCGTCGCGCCGCAGGCGGGCGGCCGCCTGCTGTCATGGGACATCGACGGGCAGTCGGTGATCTTCTGGCCCGAGCAGGCGGACTGGAGCCAACCCGCGCGCGTGCGCGGCGGCAATCCGCTGCTGTTTCCGTTTCTCGGCCGCCATTTCGTCGACGGCCAGATCGGCCGGTGGAAGGATGCGCAAGGTACCGTGCGCGATCTGCCCATGCACGGTTTCGCCCGCGACCTGCCGTTCGAGGCCACGGTCGACGAAGCCGCGCGCTCGATCAGCATGACGCTGACCGACAGCGACGCGACGCGCGCCGGCTATCCATTCAGCTTCCGCTTCGAGGCGAAATACACGCTGGTCGACGCGAACACGCTCGACGTCGACTTCATCACGACCAACACGGGCGCGGCGGGCAGCGCACCGCTGCCCTACTACGCGGGCCATCATTTCTACTTCACGCTGCCGCACGCGCAACGCGGCGAGACGGTGCTCGAACTGCCGCGCACGGTGCGCCGCCACCAGTTGCCGGACGGCGCGATCAGCGCAGGCGAAGCGGGCGAGCCGGACTATCGTCTGGACGATCCGGGCATCCTGGACCGCTTCCATTGCCTCGACGGCGCGCCGGATCACCTCGTACGGATGGTCGCGCTCGGCCTGAACCGCAGCATCACCATCGATCTGCAGCGTCCCAACTCGGTACCGTGGTACGCCGTTACGACGTGGACGGAAAAGCCCGAATCGGACTTCTTCTGCGTCGAGCCCTGGCTGGGCCTGCCCGACGCGATCCATAACGGCCTAGGCCTGCGCTGGCTCGAAGCGGGCGACACCGAAACGGCGTCGCTGCGCATCACCATCGGCACGTTGCCCTGA
- a CDS encoding undecaprenyl-diphosphate phosphatase has product MSLSFLIFLSVLQGVTELFPVSSLGHTLLVPALFGMHIDKHAPQLLPFLVALHLGTAFALLWYFRTRWIALIGGFFASLSGRRNDDGHMMWALIIGTIPAGLVGLVLEKRLERVFHDLRIVAVALIVNGILLWLGDRLQRARAHRAPEKLTFRQAFLVGLAQVGALIPGFSRSGLTMIAGNGAGLTAEKAAEFSFLLGTPTIFAAGILELPKLFHAPGQLADALLGGVLTAIAAYLSVRFLMRYFEGRGRLASFGVYCVIAGVVFLGWFMTHPQPA; this is encoded by the coding sequence GTGAGCCTGTCGTTTTTGATCTTTTTGAGCGTGCTGCAGGGCGTCACGGAACTGTTTCCAGTGAGCAGTCTTGGTCACACGCTGCTCGTTCCCGCTCTCTTCGGCATGCATATCGACAAGCATGCGCCGCAACTGCTGCCGTTCCTCGTCGCGCTGCATCTGGGCACAGCGTTCGCGCTGCTGTGGTACTTCCGTACCCGCTGGATTGCCCTCATAGGGGGCTTTTTCGCGTCGCTGTCGGGCCGCCGCAATGACGATGGACACATGATGTGGGCGCTCATCATCGGGACGATTCCGGCCGGTCTGGTGGGTCTCGTGCTCGAGAAGCGCCTGGAACGCGTATTCCACGATCTGCGCATCGTCGCGGTCGCGCTGATTGTCAACGGCATCCTGCTGTGGCTCGGCGACCGGCTGCAGCGGGCGCGCGCGCATCGCGCGCCGGAGAAGCTGACGTTCAGGCAGGCGTTTCTGGTCGGCCTCGCGCAGGTCGGCGCGCTGATTCCCGGCTTCTCGCGCAGCGGCCTGACGATGATCGCGGGCAACGGCGCGGGCCTGACAGCTGAAAAGGCCGCCGAGTTCTCGTTCCTGCTCGGCACGCCGACCATCTTCGCGGCGGGCATCCTCGAACTGCCGAAGCTCTTCCACGCGCCGGGCCAACTCGCCGACGCGCTGCTGGGCGGCGTGCTGACGGCGATCGCCGCGTACCTGAGCGTGCGTTTCCTGATGCGCTATTTCGAAGGACGCGGCCGTCTTGCGTCGTTCGGCGTGTACTGCGTGATCGCGGGCGTGGTGTTTCTGGGCTGGTTCATGACGCATCCGCAGCCGGCCTGA
- a CDS encoding acid phosphatase: MNKKLICATPIAIAAAIGLYACGGNSTSKPTLSSVKNVVVIYAENRSFDNLYGNFPGANGLQNVTAASARQLDRDGSVLATLPPVWKGLTAAGVTPVITQAMTVNLPNSPFAIDDPAGFNTPLSATTRDLYHRFYENQMQIHGGKNDMFAAWADSGGLVMGHYTANADKLPLYKLAQQFTLADNFFMGAFGGSFLNHQWLVCACTPFYANADTSVAKTSISAVQPDGVSLTLKSTSAASALTDVPTFVNSGNLTPDFYAVNTMQPPYQPSGNKPAAGGDANLADPTAATTLPAQTNQHIGDLLNNAGVTWAWYSGAWSNAISAVQNNTANVIYGANLSSPNFQPHHQPFNYFADLAPGTDNRAKHLLDGGLNGSEFIKAIDAGTLPQVAFYKPQGNLNEHPGYTDVAQGDQHIADVISHLQKSPQWNNMVVVITYDENGGFWDHVAPPKGDRWGPGTRIPAIIVSPYAKKGFVDHTQYDTTSILRFITHRFNLPNLPGLTARDSALVANGGQPMGDLTNALDINR, encoded by the coding sequence ATGAACAAGAAACTGATCTGCGCGACGCCTATCGCGATCGCCGCAGCAATCGGGCTGTATGCATGCGGTGGCAATTCGACTTCGAAGCCGACGTTGTCTTCCGTGAAGAACGTCGTGGTCATCTACGCGGAAAACCGCAGCTTCGACAATCTTTACGGCAACTTCCCGGGCGCCAACGGCCTGCAAAACGTGACGGCGGCGAGCGCGCGCCAGCTCGACCGCGACGGCTCCGTGCTCGCGACGCTGCCGCCCGTCTGGAAGGGCCTTACGGCAGCGGGCGTGACGCCCGTCATCACCCAGGCAATGACGGTCAACCTGCCGAACTCGCCGTTCGCCATCGACGATCCGGCCGGCTTCAACACGCCGCTCAGCGCGACGACGCGCGACCTGTATCACCGCTTCTACGAGAACCAGATGCAGATCCACGGCGGCAAGAACGACATGTTCGCCGCGTGGGCCGATTCGGGCGGTCTCGTGATGGGCCACTACACGGCGAACGCCGACAAGCTGCCGCTCTACAAGCTCGCGCAGCAATTCACGCTGGCCGACAACTTCTTCATGGGCGCGTTCGGCGGATCGTTCCTGAACCACCAGTGGCTGGTCTGCGCGTGTACGCCGTTCTATGCGAACGCCGATACGAGCGTCGCGAAGACGTCGATCTCCGCGGTCCAGCCGGACGGTGTGTCGCTGACTCTCAAGTCGACGTCGGCGGCGTCGGCGCTGACCGACGTGCCGACCTTCGTCAACTCGGGCAACCTCACGCCTGATTTCTACGCCGTCAACACGATGCAGCCGCCCTATCAGCCGAGCGGCAACAAGCCTGCTGCGGGCGGCGACGCGAATCTCGCCGATCCGACGGCCGCAACGACGCTGCCGGCGCAGACGAACCAGCACATCGGCGACCTGCTCAACAACGCGGGCGTGACGTGGGCGTGGTACAGCGGCGCCTGGAGCAACGCGATCTCGGCGGTGCAGAACAACACGGCGAACGTGATCTACGGCGCCAACCTCAGCTCGCCGAACTTCCAGCCGCATCACCAGCCGTTCAACTACTTCGCCGACCTGGCGCCGGGCACCGACAACCGCGCAAAGCACCTGCTCGACGGCGGCCTGAACGGCTCGGAGTTCATCAAGGCGATCGACGCCGGCACGCTCCCGCAAGTCGCGTTCTACAAGCCGCAAGGCAACCTGAACGAGCACCCGGGTTATACGGATGTGGCGCAGGGCGACCAGCACATTGCGGATGTGATCTCGCATCTGCAAAAGAGCCCGCAGTGGAACAACATGGTGGTCGTCATCACGTACGACGAGAACGGCGGCTTCTGGGATCACGTGGCGCCGCCGAAGGGCGACCGCTGGGGCCCGGGCACGCGGATTCCCGCGATCATCGTGTCGCCGTACGCGAAGAAAGGCTTCGTCGATCATACGCAGTACGACACGACGTCGATCCTGCGCTTCATCACGCACCGCTTCAATCTGCCGAACCTGCCGGGCCTGACGGCGCGCGACAGCGCACTCGTCGCGAACGGCGGCCAGCCGATGGGCGACCTGACGAACGCGCTCGATATCAACAGGTAA
- a CDS encoding cytochrome-c peroxidase: MWRDVAGLRTRQAWRAGCLGALGVSVAMMLTACDAGSAQADGAHAAAAVQAVQRVQPSPGGARMQRVSADAAAAMPAGGQTRAQVYESVKKMTAVGKQLFFDPSLSGSGKLACASCHSPQHGFGPPNALSVQLGGQDMRQQGMRAAPDIKYLQKVPSFTEHYHDSDDEGDESVDAGPTGGLMWDGRVNSARDQARMPLTSSFEMGSTPQKVAAAVKAAPYANQFRDAFGEHVFDSDDATFKAVLQALEVFEETPELFYPYTSKYDAFLAGKAQLTKAELHGLQLFNDETKGNCASCHISQRALDGSAPAFSDFGLIALGVPRNRALAVNHDPHFYDLGACGPERTDLKGRDEYCGIFRTPSLRNVALRKTFFHNGIYHSLEEVVRFYAERDTNPEKFYPVVKGKVQKFDDLPRKYWANLNSDPPFDRKPGDKPALDESEIKDVVAFLKTLTDGYQPEAPRPPAGAHIVSSR, from the coding sequence ATGTGGCGCGATGTGGCGGGGCTTCGGACAAGACAGGCGTGGCGCGCGGGATGCCTCGGCGCGCTAGGAGTTTCGGTTGCGATGATGCTGACGGCCTGCGATGCCGGCAGCGCGCAGGCCGACGGCGCTCACGCGGCAGCGGCCGTGCAAGCGGTACAACGGGTGCAACCGTCACCGGGCGGCGCGCGGATGCAAAGGGTGTCCGCCGATGCCGCGGCAGCGATGCCCGCGGGCGGTCAGACGCGTGCCCAGGTGTACGAGTCCGTGAAGAAGATGACGGCTGTCGGCAAGCAGCTCTTCTTCGATCCGTCGCTATCGGGCTCGGGCAAGCTCGCTTGCGCGTCGTGCCACAGTCCGCAGCACGGCTTCGGGCCGCCGAACGCGCTCTCCGTCCAGCTGGGCGGCCAGGACATGCGGCAGCAGGGCATGCGCGCCGCGCCCGACATCAAATATCTTCAGAAGGTGCCGTCCTTCACCGAGCACTATCACGACTCGGACGACGAGGGCGACGAGAGCGTCGACGCGGGTCCGACGGGCGGCCTGATGTGGGACGGCAGGGTGAACAGCGCGCGCGATCAGGCGCGCATGCCGCTGACATCGTCGTTCGAAATGGGCAGCACGCCGCAGAAAGTGGCGGCGGCCGTGAAGGCCGCGCCGTACGCGAACCAGTTCCGCGACGCGTTCGGCGAGCACGTGTTCGATAGCGACGACGCGACATTCAAGGCCGTGCTGCAGGCGCTCGAAGTGTTCGAGGAGACGCCGGAACTGTTCTACCCGTACACGAGCAAGTACGACGCGTTCCTCGCGGGCAAGGCGCAACTGACGAAGGCCGAACTGCACGGCCTGCAGCTCTTCAACGACGAGACCAAGGGCAACTGCGCGAGCTGCCACATCAGCCAGCGCGCGCTCGACGGCTCGGCGCCCGCGTTCTCTGACTTCGGTCTGATCGCGCTCGGCGTGCCGCGCAATCGCGCGCTGGCCGTGAACCATGATCCGCATTTTTATGATCTGGGCGCGTGCGGCCCGGAAAGGACGGATCTGAAGGGCAGGGACGAGTATTGCGGAATCTTCCGTACGCCTTCGCTGCGCAACGTCGCGCTGCGCAAGACGTTCTTTCACAACGGGATTTATCACTCGCTCGAAGAGGTCGTCCGTTTCTATGCGGAACGCGATACGAATCCGGAGAAGTTTTACCCGGTCGTAAAGGGGAAAGTGCAGAAGTTCGACGATTTGCCGAGGAAGTATTGGGCGAATCTGAATAGCGATCCGCCGTTCGATCGCAAGCCGGGCGACAAGCCTGCGCTGGATGAATCAGAGATCAAGGATGTGGTTGCGTTCCTTAAGACGCTGACGGACGGATATCAGCCGGAAGCGCCCCGGCCACCTGCCGGCGCTCACATCGTCAGCAGCAGATAA